The Thiohalophilus sp. genome has a window encoding:
- a CDS encoding EAL domain-containing protein → MGRYTRQYLAGLLLAMVCQTGVSAEPDERHAENARPTVVAVFPERFPPIYNITVNNLPTGFGIEIMEEVASRAGVKVKYVPVASWDAAFAQLKSGQADMIPNLGVTEKRKAFVNFTRPINKIPVSLLVLEDKGLFERLSDLRGSRFVVGVVRDNVGIRILSHEPTIRSREYPHLADALLDLATDKIDAIIYPAPIAKHLARNLRLKGSLQALGEPLREIPRAIAVNQQQPELAQKLDRALQTVLASDAYKTTYARWHPEPVFWDHRRVAYLVMALMVLGVLAYGYFRFNVLRRINKELATTNAFVNTVLDISAEGILTLNRNGIVLTVNKAAEKIFGRNKASLVEHSIVSLMPEMEANEFSKTLESFDSEYQIKKNQNIEGQFKEYRIKANDGRLHFIKIALDMAQVEGVQYFICTVQDVSQLREAQQLTDFYITHDPMTGLINQNGFSVLLESLLSQSNRHKRSLSCLNIDVERMHTINNTYGYTGGDEVLIEFAKRLDEIIRTSDLLAAYDDNLLVRAGGNRFVVILPETDQTGAVYAGSRIISAIEMEPFVVNQDKINITCKIGVATYPEHGATPNELLTHSEAALRSAKADGQQVIHVYVKEDDEGERNREVWIDRIISGIRENRFFLLFQPILEIQSGKVTHYEALVRYKGPDNKIILPGEFIPVAEQYGLIKKIDRRVMELAITHLAGHNAIGSDISISINLSGANIGDPELFAWLETLFEEQQLDPGHLVFEITETASLHSISAARSFIDSIKALGCQIALDDFGTGLSSFTYLRNFPVDILKIDGSFIRNLPNSEEDRVMVRSMVDVAHSLGKRVVAEFVATEEIFNIVKDFGVDYAQGYFISKPIELEKFVASNNSSPSLARQER, encoded by the coding sequence ATGGGACGATACACGCGCCAATATCTCGCCGGCCTGCTCCTGGCGATGGTATGTCAAACCGGCGTTAGCGCCGAACCTGATGAACGTCACGCTGAGAATGCCCGGCCAACGGTCGTGGCCGTTTTTCCCGAGCGCTTTCCGCCGATCTACAACATCACGGTCAACAATTTGCCGACGGGTTTCGGCATCGAAATCATGGAGGAGGTCGCCTCGCGGGCCGGGGTGAAGGTTAAATATGTTCCGGTCGCCTCCTGGGACGCGGCCTTCGCGCAGCTGAAAAGCGGCCAGGCGGATATGATTCCCAATCTGGGGGTCACCGAGAAACGAAAAGCCTTCGTCAACTTCACCCGCCCGATCAACAAGATACCCGTCTCGTTACTGGTGCTGGAGGACAAGGGGCTGTTCGAACGCTTGAGTGACTTGAGGGGTTCGCGTTTTGTTGTCGGTGTTGTGAGGGATAATGTCGGGATCAGGATTTTGAGTCACGAACCGACCATCAGAAGCCGTGAATATCCGCATCTGGCGGATGCCTTGCTGGATCTGGCGACAGACAAGATCGATGCAATCATCTATCCGGCACCCATCGCAAAACACCTTGCCAGGAACCTGCGGCTAAAAGGCAGCCTGCAGGCACTGGGGGAGCCGCTGCGTGAAATCCCCCGGGCGATCGCCGTGAATCAGCAACAGCCGGAGCTGGCGCAAAAGCTTGACAGGGCATTGCAGACAGTTCTGGCATCAGATGCCTACAAGACAACTTATGCCCGCTGGCATCCGGAGCCAGTGTTCTGGGATCATCGGCGCGTTGCCTATCTGGTCATGGCGCTGATGGTTCTGGGCGTGCTGGCTTATGGCTACTTCCGGTTCAACGTATTACGACGAATAAACAAGGAGCTGGCGACCACCAATGCGTTCGTTAATACCGTGCTGGACATTTCCGCGGAAGGGATTTTGACGCTAAATCGAAATGGCATTGTGCTGACGGTCAACAAGGCGGCGGAGAAAATTTTTGGGCGGAATAAAGCCAGCCTGGTTGAACACAGCATTGTCAGTCTGATGCCGGAAATGGAGGCCAATGAGTTCAGCAAAACGCTCGAATCTTTTGATAGTGAATATCAGATAAAGAAAAATCAAAATATTGAGGGCCAATTCAAGGAGTATCGAATCAAAGCCAACGATGGCCGCCTTCATTTCATTAAGATTGCGCTGGATATGGCGCAGGTAGAAGGGGTTCAGTATTTTATCTGTACCGTGCAGGATGTCAGTCAGCTGCGTGAAGCACAGCAGTTGACGGATTTTTATATTACCCATGATCCGATGACCGGGTTGATTAATCAGAACGGGTTTTCAGTACTTTTGGAAAGCTTGTTGTCACAATCAAACCGCCATAAGCGGAGTTTGTCCTGCCTGAATATAGATGTCGAACGAATGCATACTATTAATAATACCTATGGATATACGGGTGGTGACGAGGTGCTCATAGAGTTTGCAAAACGCCTCGACGAGATAATAAGAACCAGTGATCTATTGGCCGCCTACGACGACAACCTGCTTGTTCGGGCAGGGGGAAACCGGTTTGTAGTGATATTGCCGGAAACTGATCAAACAGGCGCGGTTTATGCCGGTAGCAGAATTATTTCTGCTATTGAAATGGAACCCTTCGTTGTTAATCAGGATAAAATCAACATCACCTGTAAAATTGGTGTAGCAACGTATCCAGAACATGGAGCTACGCCGAACGAATTACTGACGCACTCGGAGGCGGCTCTGCGCAGTGCCAAAGCCGATGGTCAGCAGGTTATTCATGTTTATGTGAAGGAGGATGACGAAGGAGAAAGGAACAGGGAAGTCTGGATTGACAGAATTATTTCCGGCATAAGAGAGAATCGGTTTTTCCTGCTGTTTCAACCCATTCTCGAAATACAATCCGGAAAAGTGACTCACTATGAAGCCCTGGTGCGCTATAAAGGACCGGATAACAAGATTATTTTGCCGGGTGAATTTATCCCTGTGGCAGAGCAATATGGCCTGATAAAGAAAATTGATCGACGGGTGATGGAGCTGGCCATCACTCATCTGGCAGGCCATAATGCCATAGGTTCTGATATTTCCATTTCCATCAATCTGAGCGGCGCAAATATCGGTGATCCCGAGCTGTTCGCATGGCTGGAAACATTGTTCGAGGAACAGCAGCTGGATCCGGGGCATCTGGTTTTTGAAATTACCGAGACGGCGTCGCTGCACAGTATCAGCGCGGCACGTTCGTTTATCGATTCAATTAAAGCGCTCGGTTGTCAAATTGCGCTGGATGATTTTGGAACCGGCCTTTCCTCATTTACCTATTTGCGAAATTTTCCGGTGGATATTTTGAAAATCGATGGCTCGTTTATTCGTAATCTGCCCAATAGCGAGGAAGACCGGGTTATGGTTCGCTCGATGGTGGATGTGGCGCACAGTCTGGGAAAACGGGTGGTGGCGGAATTTGTCGCCACCGAAGAGATATTCAATATCGTCAAGGACTTTGGCGTGGATTATGCGCAGGGCTATTTCATCAGCAAGCCCATAGAACTGGAGAAGTTCGTGGCAAGTAACAATTCATCGCCCTCCCTCGCCCGTCAGGAGAGATAA
- a CDS encoding serine/threonine-protein kinase, with product MARITHELPNDTRLDGYTIQRVIGGGGFSIVYLATDDTGRKVVIKEYMPSKLAVRDEQLDVVASQDHFVERFAHGRRLFFQEAGTLSSIKHPNIVNVINFFRQHGTVYMVMEFEEGVNLQGYILKHKGKMSEAFILTVFNGLLDGLQHIHSKGLLHLDIKPGNIHLRPGGRPLLLDFGAVHEMMHTRQFQPNQVVTPGYSPIEQLDPGGYVGPWTDIYAIGATMRTCMSGQPPMSATKRRERDSMRPAVYAFKKGYSQRLLSAVDRAMEVDPMLRPQSVEELQALLARGEPDNAVEEGG from the coding sequence ATGGCCAGAATCACCCACGAACTTCCCAATGACACCCGACTTGACGGGTACACCATCCAGCGCGTGATCGGCGGTGGCGGCTTCAGTATCGTCTATCTGGCCACCGATGATACCGGTCGCAAGGTGGTGATCAAGGAATACATGCCCAGCAAGCTGGCGGTCCGCGACGAGCAGCTGGACGTGGTGGCCTCGCAGGATCATTTCGTCGAACGCTTCGCCCATGGCCGGCGCCTGTTCTTTCAGGAAGCCGGGACCCTGTCGAGCATCAAGCACCCCAACATCGTCAACGTGATCAACTTCTTCCGCCAGCACGGTACAGTCTACATGGTGATGGAGTTCGAGGAAGGGGTGAACCTGCAGGGCTATATCCTCAAACACAAGGGCAAGATGAGCGAAGCCTTCATCCTGACCGTGTTCAACGGCCTGCTCGATGGACTCCAGCATATTCACAGCAAGGGGCTGCTGCACCTGGACATCAAGCCCGGCAATATCCATCTGCGCCCCGGCGGCCGGCCGCTGTTGCTCGATTTCGGCGCCGTGCACGAGATGATGCATACCCGCCAGTTCCAGCCCAACCAGGTGGTGACCCCCGGCTATTCCCCCATCGAGCAGCTGGATCCTGGCGGCTATGTGGGGCCCTGGACCGATATCTACGCCATCGGCGCCACCATGCGCACCTGCATGAGCGGCCAGCCGCCTATGTCCGCCACCAAACGCCGCGAACGGGACAGCATGCGCCCGGCGGTCTATGCCTTCAAAAAGGGCTATTCCCAACGCCTGCTCAGCGCCGTGGACCGCGCCATGGAAGTCGATCCGATGCTGCGCCCCCAGTCGGTGGAGGAATTGCAGGCCCTGCTGGCTCGCGGCGAACCCGACAACGCGGTGGAAGAAGGAGGCTGA
- a CDS encoding PP2C family serine/threonine-protein phosphatase, producing the protein MQVEIGRTSRLGNREINQDRLGAFVSEQGALLVLGDGLGGRPGGDLAAQALVDTIETELELHPLPAEDPPRFLRELLRRAHRAVLLSGQEQEPPLAPGTTAVLCLMQEGKAWWAHVGDSRFYLFRDGLPIYRTQDHSYVEQLYQAGRISLAKRHGHPMRNYVTQCIGLNPGEPEVSISNSIPIQEGDVLLLCSDGFWEPLDDALIGSSLDSGSLRDTIDHLAERAEQSSYPHSDNTSAVAARVISLQQLHKKSRQSARRRHDVNTLDGAIEEIERAIKAYEDEMK; encoded by the coding sequence GTGCAGGTGGAGATCGGTCGTACCAGCCGCCTTGGCAACCGCGAGATCAACCAGGATCGCCTCGGCGCCTTTGTCAGTGAACAGGGGGCCCTGCTGGTGCTGGGCGACGGCCTGGGCGGCCGCCCCGGCGGGGATCTGGCCGCCCAGGCCCTGGTGGATACCATCGAAACCGAACTGGAACTGCATCCCCTGCCCGCCGAGGATCCGCCCCGCTTCTTGCGCGAACTGCTGCGCCGGGCCCATCGCGCCGTGCTGCTGAGCGGCCAGGAACAGGAACCGCCGCTGGCGCCCGGAACCACCGCGGTGTTGTGCCTGATGCAGGAGGGCAAGGCATGGTGGGCGCATGTCGGCGACAGCCGTTTTTACCTGTTCCGAGACGGCCTGCCCATCTATCGCACCCAGGATCACTCCTATGTGGAACAGCTCTATCAGGCAGGACGTATCTCACTGGCCAAGCGTCACGGCCACCCGATGCGCAATTACGTCACCCAGTGCATCGGCCTCAACCCCGGCGAGCCGGAAGTCTCGATCAGCAACAGCATTCCGATACAGGAAGGCGACGTGCTGCTGCTTTGTTCCGACGGATTCTGGGAACCGCTGGACGATGCCCTGATCGGCTCCAGTCTCGACAGTGGCAGCCTGCGCGATACGATCGATCACCTGGCCGAACGGGCCGAACAATCCAGCTATCCCCACAGCGACAACACCAGCGCGGTCGCGGCGCGCGTGATCTCATTGCAGCAACTGCACAAAAAATCCCGCCAGAGCGCCCGCCGCCGCCACGACGTCAACACCCTCGACGGCGCCATCGAAGAGATCGAACGCGCCATCAAGGCCTACGAAGACGAAATGAAATAA
- the rph gene encoding ribonuclease PH has protein sequence MRPSGRNPDQLRDINITRHYTKHAEGSVLIEFGDTKVICTASVEDRVPGFLRGQGQGWITAEYGMLPRSTGSRMGREAARGKQGGRTVEIQRLIGRSLRAAVDLKALGEFSITVDCDVIQADGGTRTASITGGYVALADAISHMLETKQIKKDPLINHVASISVGVFNGTPVMDLDYAEDSNCETDMNLVMTDEGKFIEIQGTAEGEPFSPQELQAMLDLGKQAIDQLIDKQREALGA, from the coding sequence ATGCGACCCAGCGGCCGAAACCCCGATCAGTTACGCGATATCAACATCACCCGCCATTACACCAAACACGCCGAAGGCTCGGTGCTGATCGAGTTTGGCGACACCAAGGTGATCTGCACCGCCAGCGTCGAGGATCGGGTACCGGGCTTTTTGCGCGGCCAGGGCCAGGGCTGGATTACCGCCGAATACGGCATGCTGCCGCGCTCCACCGGCAGCCGCATGGGCCGCGAGGCGGCACGTGGCAAGCAGGGCGGGCGCACGGTGGAGATCCAGCGGCTGATCGGCCGCTCGCTGCGCGCCGCGGTGGATCTCAAGGCGCTGGGCGAGTTTTCCATCACCGTTGACTGCGACGTCATCCAGGCCGATGGCGGCACCCGCACCGCCTCGATCACCGGCGGTTACGTGGCCCTGGCCGATGCCATCAGTCATATGCTGGAAACCAAACAGATCAAAAAAGATCCCCTGATCAACCATGTCGCTTCCATCTCGGTCGGCGTCTTCAACGGCACCCCGGTCATGGATCTCGATTACGCCGAGGATTCCAATTGTGAAACCGACATGAACCTGGTGATGACCGACGAGGGCAAGTTCATCGAAATTCAGGGTACCGCCGAAGGCGAACCCTTCTCACCGCAGGAACTGCAGGCCATGCTGGACCTCGGCAAGCAGGCGATCGACCAGCTGATCGACAAACAGCGTGAAGCCCTGGGCGCCTGA
- the gmk gene encoding guanylate kinase yields MALTDKDSTLGTLYVIAAPSGAGKTSLVAALVESTPDIDVSVSHTTRPMRPGEQDGIHYHFTDVPTFERMIGEGHFLEHAKVFDNYYGTAMASIEQELEAGRDVILEIDWQGAAQVRKQVPDCVGIFILPPSREALEERLRGRGQDPDEVIARRMRDAVNEMSHYAEFDYLVINDDFETALADLQNIVLARRLRFAAQSRRHAESLKQLLAEQ; encoded by the coding sequence ATGGCACTGACAGACAAAGATTCCACCCTCGGCACCCTGTATGTGATCGCCGCGCCCTCCGGGGCCGGCAAGACCTCGCTGGTGGCGGCGCTGGTGGAGAGCACGCCCGATATCGACGTGTCCGTTTCGCACACTACCCGGCCCATGCGTCCCGGCGAGCAGGACGGTATCCATTACCACTTTACCGATGTGCCGACCTTCGAGCGCATGATCGGCGAGGGCCACTTTCTGGAACACGCCAAAGTGTTCGACAACTATTATGGTACGGCCATGGCCAGTATCGAACAGGAACTGGAGGCCGGGCGCGACGTGATCCTGGAGATCGATTGGCAGGGTGCGGCGCAGGTGCGCAAGCAGGTCCCCGACTGCGTCGGCATCTTCATCCTGCCGCCCTCGCGCGAGGCACTGGAAGAGCGGTTGCGCGGTCGCGGCCAGGATCCCGACGAGGTCATCGCCCGGCGCATGCGCGACGCGGTCAACGAAATGTCCCACTACGCCGAATTCGACTACCTGGTGATCAACGACGATTTTGAAACCGCCCTGGCCGATCTGCAAAACATCGTCCTCGCCCGCCGCCTGCGCTTCGCCGCCCAGTCCCGGCGCCACGCCGAGTCCCTCAAGCAACTCCTGGCGGAGCAGTGA
- a CDS encoding OmpW/AlkL family protein, producing MNYKALLSTIAAATALGLASQPATAIEEGDLLLRFGLANVSPNDGSTGVVADDAVGVEDDTQAFINLTWMFTDNLGLDILGSTPFTHDITLNGVKAGETQHLPPTVGVQYHFKPKSDVRPYVGAGINYTTFFSEETTGALAGTTMSLDDSLGLAAQAGVDVDINQDWFFNADLRYMNIETTASISGVGNIDVDINPWVISLGVGTRF from the coding sequence ATGAATTACAAAGCACTGTTATCAACTATTGCCGCCGCCACGGCACTGGGCCTGGCCAGCCAGCCCGCCACCGCCATTGAAGAAGGCGATCTGCTGCTGCGTTTCGGTCTGGCCAACGTCAGCCCCAATGATGGCAGCACCGGCGTTGTAGCCGACGATGCCGTTGGTGTCGAGGACGACACCCAGGCGTTCATCAACCTGACCTGGATGTTCACCGACAACCTCGGACTGGATATCTTGGGCTCCACCCCGTTCACCCACGACATTACCCTGAATGGGGTCAAAGCAGGTGAAACCCAACACTTGCCACCAACTGTTGGCGTTCAGTACCACTTTAAACCCAAATCAGATGTGCGCCCTTATGTTGGTGCCGGTATCAATTACACCACTTTCTTCAGCGAAGAAACCACCGGTGCTCTGGCAGGGACTACTATGAGCCTGGATGACTCGCTGGGCCTGGCGGCACAGGCCGGCGTGGATGTAGACATCAACCAGGACTGGTTCTTCAACGCCGACCTGCGTTACATGAACATCGAAACCACTGCTTCAATTAGTGGCGTGGGTAACATCGATGTCGATATCAACCCCTGGGTCATCAGCCTGGGCGTCGGTACGCGCTTCTAA
- a CDS encoding XTP/dITP diphosphatase, with product MQRLVLASNNPGKVREIDQMLAGIDMHVLPQSDFNAGEVEETGLTFVENAILKARHAAGQAGLPAIADDSGLEVDALNGAPGIYSARYAGAGASDAQNLQKLLADLQDVPEQERTARFQCLLVYMRHAADPTPLICQGTWEGVITREPQGDNGFGYDPVFYVPEQDCTSAQLPSETKNRLSHRGQALRQLVAALSRGNRGYSF from the coding sequence ATGCAACGCCTCGTGCTGGCCAGCAACAATCCCGGCAAGGTACGCGAGATCGATCAGATGCTGGCCGGCATTGATATGCACGTGTTACCCCAGTCCGACTTCAATGCCGGCGAGGTCGAGGAAACGGGGCTGACTTTTGTCGAAAACGCGATCCTCAAGGCCCGCCATGCCGCCGGGCAGGCGGGCCTGCCGGCCATCGCCGACGACTCCGGCCTGGAAGTCGATGCGCTGAACGGCGCCCCCGGCATCTACTCGGCCCGCTATGCCGGGGCTGGCGCCAGTGATGCGCAGAACCTGCAAAAACTGCTGGCCGATCTGCAAGACGTTCCCGAACAAGAACGCACCGCCCGCTTTCAATGCCTGCTGGTGTATATGCGCCACGCCGCCGATCCCACCCCGCTGATCTGCCAGGGCACCTGGGAAGGCGTCATCACCCGTGAACCGCAGGGCGACAACGGTTTCGGCTATGACCCTGTTTTCTATGTTCCCGAGCAGGACTGCACTTCCGCGCAGTTACCGTCCGAGACCAAAAACCGGCTGAGTCATCGCGGCCAGGCCCTGCGTCAGCTGGTTGCCGCGCTGTCGCGCGGCAACAGGGGCTATAGTTTCTAG
- a CDS encoding YicC/YloC family endoribonuclease — protein sequence MVYSMTAFARQRWSGEPGEFSLEIRSVNHRYLDLNLRLPEDLRAFEPLIREQVGKRLVRGKLDISLRFQPAVAAQGLDVDLALVEQLAKASHAVDKYIYNPAPVSSLDLMRWPGVMHSAPADEAQLRRALGELLDSALEDLQAMRQREGDKLREVLLQRCEGIETIVAELQSALPGIHQAWRDKLRARLDELRQEVDEDRLEQELVLLAQKADVDEELDRLRMHLGEIREVLASDEPVGRRLDFLMQELHREANTLGSKSVDKQMTRASVDLKVLIEQMREQVQNIE from the coding sequence ATGGTCTATAGCATGACCGCCTTTGCCCGCCAGCGCTGGTCGGGCGAACCGGGCGAATTCAGTCTTGAAATCCGTTCTGTCAATCATCGTTATCTTGATTTGAACCTGCGCCTGCCCGAGGATCTGCGCGCGTTCGAGCCGTTGATTCGCGAGCAGGTGGGCAAACGACTGGTGCGCGGCAAGCTGGATATCAGCCTCCGGTTTCAGCCGGCGGTCGCCGCCCAGGGCCTGGATGTGGATCTGGCGCTGGTCGAACAGCTGGCCAAGGCCAGCCATGCGGTGGACAAATACATCTATAACCCGGCGCCGGTCAGCTCCCTGGATCTCATGCGCTGGCCGGGCGTGATGCACAGCGCGCCCGCCGATGAGGCGCAATTGCGCCGCGCCCTCGGCGAGCTGCTCGACAGCGCACTGGAAGATCTGCAGGCCATGCGTCAGCGCGAGGGGGACAAACTGCGCGAGGTGCTGTTGCAGCGTTGCGAGGGCATCGAGACGATTGTGGCCGAGCTGCAATCGGCCCTGCCGGGCATTCACCAGGCGTGGCGCGATAAACTGCGCGCGCGGCTGGACGAATTGCGTCAGGAAGTCGACGAAGATCGGCTGGAGCAGGAGCTGGTCCTGCTGGCACAAAAGGCGGACGTGGATGAAGAGCTGGATCGCCTGCGCATGCACCTGGGGGAAATCCGCGAGGTGCTGGCGAGCGACGAGCCCGTGGGGCGCCGGCTCGATTTTCTGATGCAGGAGCTGCATCGCGAGGCCAACACCCTGGGATCCAAATCGGTGGACAAGCAGATGACCCGGGCCTCGGTCGATTTGAAAGTGCTGATTGAACAGATGCGCGAACAGGTCCAGAACATCGAATAA
- a CDS encoding GSU2403 family nucleotidyltransferase fold protein: MRELPQSTQLLYTQLLSQCLQANAPAHRGLSFVSKSIKGGRHWYLQLTIGSRKTQHYVGPDTPEVRTLIENEKQLWKEAEPDRAAREQLVSMLISGGALTVSAAEARLLEVLERAGVFLLGGVLVGSHAFSIYGNMLGVEWPTRILETHDIDIAGDERVTVGIDDPKTNLRQALLESGMGVVEVPALDRKSPSTAFRIQGKQLSVDLLTPLVGKPAGKPVLLPALKTYAEPVRFLDYLMESAQPAVLVARAGIVVNVPAPARFALHKLVTAVRRPAAQQTKVRKDLVQAELLLEVLFRDRPGDISLAIKAARQMPDKFFAQLVSGAERLSDQSLKQLLAEQ, from the coding sequence ATGCGCGAACTGCCGCAGAGCACCCAACTGTTATATACCCAGCTGCTGAGCCAGTGCCTGCAGGCGAACGCGCCTGCCCACCGGGGACTCTCCTTTGTCAGCAAGTCGATTAAAGGCGGTCGACACTGGTATCTGCAGCTAACGATTGGCAGCCGTAAAACCCAGCATTATGTCGGGCCGGATACACCGGAAGTTCGTACCCTCATCGAAAACGAAAAACAGCTCTGGAAAGAAGCCGAACCCGATCGCGCGGCCCGGGAACAGCTGGTTTCAATGCTGATCAGCGGGGGCGCGTTGACGGTCAGCGCGGCGGAGGCGCGCCTGCTGGAGGTGCTGGAGCGGGCGGGGGTATTTCTGCTGGGCGGTGTGCTGGTTGGCTCGCACGCGTTTTCGATCTACGGCAACATGCTCGGCGTCGAATGGCCGACCCGCATCCTCGAGACGCACGATATTGATATTGCCGGCGATGAAAGGGTTACGGTGGGGATCGATGACCCGAAGACAAATTTGCGCCAGGCGTTATTGGAATCGGGCATGGGGGTAGTCGAGGTTCCCGCGCTGGATCGCAAATCTCCTTCCACCGCTTTTCGTATCCAGGGCAAGCAGCTGAGCGTTGATCTGCTGACCCCGTTGGTCGGTAAACCTGCCGGCAAACCGGTGTTGCTCCCGGCGCTGAAGACCTATGCCGAACCGGTACGATTTCTCGATTACCTGATGGAGTCGGCTCAACCGGCTGTGCTCGTCGCGCGTGCCGGTATCGTGGTGAATGTGCCGGCGCCGGCCCGCTTTGCCCTGCATAAACTGGTGACCGCGGTCCGGCGCCCCGCCGCGCAACAAACCAAGGTTCGCAAAGATCTCGTACAGGCGGAATTATTGCTGGAAGTCCTGTTTCGCGATCGACCGGGGGATATCTCATTGGCAATCAAGGCAGCACGCCAGATGCCTGACAAATTTTTCGCCCAGCTTGTCAGCGGGGCTGAACGCCTGTCCGATCAGTCCCTCAAGCAGCTCCTGGCGGAGCAGTGA